The following nucleotide sequence is from Tiliqua scincoides isolate rTilSci1 chromosome 15, rTilSci1.hap2, whole genome shotgun sequence.
catcccttccccccccaaaaaaaattctttccatACTGCAGGTGCCAGCATGAAACCCTCAAAGCTCCTACACCCAAAGCAGTGAGCGAGGTCCCTTCCCAGCCTGTGAAGTTTTTCTAAACCTATAGGCctatctagctcagcactgtcgaGCACCATCTGGTGGCATCTCCCTAGGATTTCAGGCTCAGGGGTCTTGACCAACCTTACTTGGAGATGTTGCCAGgattgtgcctgggatcttttgcatgcaatGCAGGGGCTCTTCTGTTGAACTGCAGTCTGATCCCCCTGTACAAAGCTCCCCTGGTGGGATTTGAACTTCTTAATGCAGCTCTACAGCCAGGGTCTCTTTCCCCCCAGCTGCTGAGTTTCACGGAACTCTTTGTATGCCCTGTGGCTGCAGCCTGCTCTGCTTGAGCTTTGTTAGGTGTTGacagtggggagaggaggaggaaggtgaaaGAAAGAGAGGTGGCTGGGTGGAAGATATGACTCTGTGTACTGATAACagccttctttcttctcttctatttctccccctcccccaaagaagcgAGACGAGAGGAGCGTCAAGAACACAGCCGTCCGGGTGGTTGATTTCGGCAGCGCCACCTTCGACCACGAGCATCACAGCACCATCGTGTCCACGCGCCACTATCGAGCGCCGGAGGTCATTTTAGGTCATTATGCTGTGCTTTAGTTTGGGGCTCTGAGCATAGCCAGTTTGTGCGCGCATGTGTCTCACTTCGTAAGGCAACTGCTGTTATTGATGTGAATTTTCAGTCAGTTACGgtgcaatcttaagcatgtttactcagaaggaagcctcagTGTTTTTGGTGGCACTTGTTACCatgtttagggttgcagccctgGTGCACTTGCTTGGCTTTTAATgttttaggacaggggtgtcaaacataaggcccgggggctggatgcggcccccggaagctttttatccagccctcaggctctcagctgctgaggtgttacagctgaaatggcagcccacatggttggttggttggcaaccttcagtctcgaaagactctggtatcgcgctctgaatggtggttctggcacagcgtctagtgtggctgaaaaggccgattcgggagtgacaatcccttccacaccaggagcaagtgcagtctggccctggtctgtctccctggctgtgggccttccttctttgcctctttgcctcagtctgttggccaagtgtctcttcaaactgggaaaggccatgctgcacagcctgcctccaagcgggccgctcagaggccagggtttcccacatgaATATTGGGATTTCCCAagtcttgaaatatgaccaagatttacATACTTTCttttctgtaatttgcagttaatgagtttctgtatgagaaaCTCTGATTTCTGGTctttagctgcttaatgatgtcactttctgcttaatgacatcacttccagccctcaactggagccctgaatgctaatttcagccctctgtatgaaacgagtttgacacctgtTTTAGGATATGCAAATACCCTCTTACCAGTATGCGCTATATCAATATCCGCAGAAGTATTCAAAATGTCTTTGAATTTGGATGTTCAGTTCGGAACGGAAGTCAGAATAAGTCCCCTTTTGTGGTGTTCAAGTATTCAGGGAAATGGAATGCTtttgcacagtgtttctcaaactgtgggtcgcgagccaatttcaggtgggtcgcgtcGCACCCAGCTCAGCCACCGTTGAAACTACAGAGCTGAAGACACGGGTACAGAACTCctgggcagggcgggctcccggtgggagagaagcaggatgctttgccctgagtaggtgggaagatgggagggAGGACTGTGCAGttggagaaggacccaagtcTGACTTCTGCTTTGAGTTCCGAGCcggaatgtttgaattcccagCTTTGCAAAATACCGGCAcaagcgcactgtgtaatgggacctatggctgattgtggcttaggtttgaagcctgatGAGTCACTTcggaccatgacatcacttaacataagagcagccccactggatcaggccataggcccatctagtccagcttcctgtatctcacagcggcccaccaaatgccccagggggcacaccagataacaagagacctgcaaggcttcctgggaattgtagtttaagaacataagaacagccccactggatcaggccataggcccatctagtccagcttcctgtatctcacagcggcccaccaaatgccccagggggcacaccagataacaagagacctgcaaggcttcctgggaattgtagtttaagaacataagaacagccccactggatcaggccataggcccatctagtccagcttcctatatctcacagcggcccaccaaatgccccagggagcacaccagataacaagagacctgtatcctgatgccctccttgcatctgacatagcccatctctaaaatcaggaggttgcacgtacgcatcatggcttgtaccccgtaatggatttttcctccagaaacttgtccaatccccttttaaaggcgtccaggccagacgccatcaccacatcctgtggcaaggagttccacagaccaaccacacgctgagtaaaggcgtattttcttttgtctgtcctaactctcccaacactcaattttagtgactgtcccgtggttctggtgttatgcgagagtgtaaagagcatctctctatccactctgtccaccccctgcataattttgtattttaataaaggtatttctataccgcttttcttggtcctcagatttctccttagactttattcaaggcggtttacataggcaggcaaatttaaatccccgtaggaatttttacaatttgaaagaaggtttctatctttcaagaaaccacaacattcaggtgtttctttcattgatctggtcgcacatcctggcctccatcctcccacgctcagagcagatggaatagctcggctcagcttgtcagctgcttcaaagtcacacggtgccggtggcctcgaactggcgaccttcggatgttatcttcaggcaaatggaggctcaaccctctagaccagacctcctggtcatgattgtatgtctcagtcatgtcccccctgaggcgcctctttcctaggctgaagaggcccaaacgccgtagcctttcctcattaacttcctggttaatgacaccacttttggtaggtcctgacagaccgccattctaaaaagtgggtcccagtgctaaaaagtttgagaaccactgctttagcggGAGGTTTCTTAGGTCTTGTCATTGGAGTGCTTGTCAATACagcgggccctccttatccatggggttgGCGCCTGCAGATGCTGACCCTGCAGCTGTAGGGCCTCCGGGTGTCTTCTGGTCACGTCCGGAGGCCCCCTAAGCTGAGGCCTCCCAGAAGCAACCGGAAGGCACGTCCAGTTTGCCAGCGCGGGCCCCCTGCAGATTTAGTTACCTGCAGAATTCAGTTCCCGCGAGGGGTCCTGAAACATATTCCAAGACAAGACAACTCTGCAATAGTGTTTTGGTTTAAAAGTAACACAGGAGATAATGATTGACCTGctgaatttctcccccccccccttggtatTGCAGAGCTTGGCTGGTCTCAGCCCTGTGACGTCTGGAGCATCGGCTGCATCATCTTTGAGTATTACATGGGCTTCACTCTGTTCCAGGTGAGAGGGGCTGATGAGGGAGGTGTGTCGGGTGTCCCGGCATCTCCCGTGGATACTGGAGAAattgggagggaggaggtggtgggtgTTGTGTGGCAACAGAGTGGGTCCTTGGTATGCGCAGGGGGTCCACCCCGTGAATAGTGGCTCGAGGGCCTCAAGggcatgacctggaagtgactttcaggtgaactggaagtgacttccagtcgtGTCCAGGAGGGCcttttgaggccctccagcagtGGGCTGGGCATCCCCATATATTGAAATCTGCAGACGCCAAGCTCCACGGATAAGGAGAGCCCATTGTAATTGGCTCACTTCCTGTCATAGAGGGGAAGAGGTGGCAGACCAAGGACAGAACGGGGTAAGGTCTCACATTAATTTGAAGTAACCGGCCCAGCGGACTGCCAGTTTGTAACCTTAGAAAAGAGCCTTTGTTGTAAACAAGAGCAGAGAGACATGTGACCATCACCGCCCCCAGCAGAGAGCAGTATCGGTGCATGAAAGCATTTGCAGGCTAAGGCAATGGGTGGGCAGTTGGTAGATTGGTAGACATTTCTTGGGGAGGTCATTGGTGGCGACTGAGTGCTGGGATTCTGACAAATGATGCTGAGCTTGGGCTGAGTGAGCCTTGAGGATAGCTGTTGTCCAGTGGTTGAACCCTGGGGTTGGACACCGAAGGTGCGGATTCTGTCTCTAGCATCAtatccaagtagggctgggaagggaccctctctgaaaccttggagaggggctgccagtcagtgtctgaCAATAATGGCTGGGTAGAAGCAGCTTCTCATCCCTGCTCTTttggtttgcaaccttcagtctcgaaagactatggtatataagcctacagcacccggtattcccaggcggtctcccatccaagtactaaccaggcctgaccctgcttagcttccaagatcatggtataagcctacagcacccgacattcccaggcggtctcccatccatgtactaaccaggcctgaccctgcttagcttcccagatcatggtataagcctacagcccccggtattcccaggtggtctcccatccaagcactaaccaggcctgaccctgcttagcttcccagatcatggtataagactacagcccccggtattcccaggtggtctcccatccaagcactaaccaggccacTAACTaatccctgcttagcttccaagatcatggtataagcctacagcacccgacattcccaggcggtctcccatccaagtactaaccaggcctgaccctgcttagcttccgagatcagacaagattgagcatgtgcagggtaactttaTGCTATTAAGCCTGAAATCCTTCCCAGGGTCACCGAACGCAGGCCAGTTCTTTTCTCCTAGGTAAAACTTTGGAAAGCTGGATTCATAATCCTGTTTTTCAACTGTAGGACTTCACAGTGAGAATCAGCCTTGCAAGCCCTTTAACTGTTTGCCTTTCCAAAGGATGATTCTGGAATGCTAGGTGCTATTGGCAATGGCAGGATTGTTTTATATAGCTTCTGGCTCTCTTCCTATCAAAATAGTAGCTGCAATCAAACCATGGCTAGCCATAATCAGACCATGGCTAGCCATAATCAAACCATGGCTAGCTCAACTACTTCAGGGGCGTGTCCTCTTGCTTTAAAAAGTGGCACCAGTGGTGCATGGGACTCTCACAAAGTGAgcagcctgttttttttttccaggggagTGGTTCTGAGCTCAGTTCTGGCCTAAGAAATTCCTAATCTGTGTTAGCTTTCTCTTTAATCTACATGCAGTccctgcagaggaagaggagggtgatGAGAACCAGTGTGGTTAAGGTGTTGAACTAGGACTGAGGGCTTTGGGGTTCCAGTCCCTAACTGGCCATGCAGCTTACTTGGGCCAGTCGCaacctctcagcctgacctaccccTGCTGTGAGAataaaacttgggggggggggttattggtGGCAGGGAATTTCTGCATTCCTCAGCCAAAGGGTGGGAAGAAAATAGCCTGCCTTATTTCATTTGGCCTGCTATCCGAGGTGCAAAGCTGTCAGGCTCGCCTGTTTTCCCTTTCAGACCCACGATAACCGGGAACACCTGGCCATGATGGAGCGCATCTTGGGCCCTGTCCCGACCCGCATGACCCGGAAGACCAGGTGAGTGGCCTTCGGTGCTTGTGTGGGTGGCGAGCGCCAGCTCAAATTCTCTGTGGACCTCTGCGTGAGAGATGACTGCAGAGAACTGGCTGTACTGGGAAATGTTTTCGGGCTGCGTTGAAAGAGGGATGGTTTGTCTGCCCCTAAGGGGAAAGAGCAAATGCCTGAAGCCCCTATCGAGATCTTCCCCTGCCGCTGCCCCTGTCCGTGGCTCCAGCACCCAACAAAACTGGTACTTTTGGAGGAGAGTGATGGTGGGAACACGTAACCTGCTCTGtcagtgctggttttgactgtCGTTGATGTGCCTCTTAATTTTGCTGCTCTCCTCTTACTGAATGTTTTATTCGGTTACGTTTGGGCTGCCCAAGGGCCGCAAAGATGGGGTAGGAACATTCTGGCAGAAAGACTCCTTTGTGGAGCTCTTTGCCCCTGACCTTCCTTATGTTCCTGGCAGGAAGCAGAAGTATTTCTATCATGGCCGCCTGGACTGGGACGAAAACACCTCCGCCGGACGCTACGTGCGGGAAAACTGCAAGCCGTTGCGGGTAAGGCGGGGCCAagcttcatctctctctctctctcttctccttgtGTCCCTATCTAGATTGTAGGTTCTTGTGGGCAGGGAACTGGAGATCTCCTGCACTGCCAAGTAGGTGCTCTGCTCTGCCACTGCAGAGGGGAGAGTTCACATGGGTGGAGGGTGGTGGTGTTGTTTGAGGGTGGAAAAAGCCAGCTTGGAATCTCAAACCTTCCTCTGCAAGGGGTGTAGTTCAGTGGTACAGCCCCTGCGCTCCTTGCAGAGGGCGCCTGTCCCAGTGCGTGCGGCTAGGAAGAGACTCAGGTGTGCACCCCTAGCAGGCTACTGCCAGCCAGAGTCTGCACTCGGCGGCCCGAGGTCCTGACTCGGGTAAGAAGCCGCTTCAGAACGTCCGCCTTTCCTTTGCAGCGGTACCTGGCGTCGGAAGCCGAAGAGCACCACCACCTGTTCGACCTCATCGAGGGCATGTTGGAATACGAGCCGGCCAAGCGCCTCACGCTGGCAGAGACCCTGAAGCACCCTTTCTTCGACCCCCTCAAGCCACCATCTGTCCCCAAAGCCTGGGACACCAGTCGGGACATTAGCCGGTGACTGTGGTGGGGCAGCGGctgccctgcctccccttccGCGccgcctcccccacctccctccgtACTTGGCCCCTGTGGAGGCCTCGGCGACgtattttcatacattttggtgcttccaaaaaaaaaaaaaaaggattaacaATGAAGAAGGATTCCTGACTCAAACCTCAGGAATCCCCTTTTTCTTAATCATGTAAAGATTGTTCATATGTGAGATAGTGTATATAACGCGGAGAAGGTCTCGTGGGGTTCCCCCTACTGCCACCTCTTGTAAATAATGTGGATTTTCCTCCTGGGTTGCGTCCCATGTCATCATTTCCCCCCTCCGTCTGCGCTGTACGTATTCCCCCCGCCCCTTGCAGCGCGCTCCTGCTCCCCCACTCGCCTTCCCGCTTAAATTATACGGCCAGTGGGACTCCCCCCCGCCCTTCGGGAGTTATTTTTGGATAATGACCATAGCCCATCCCCCCCCGCCACCATTTTATACAGATTTTTGTACAGTCTTTGTGGAAAAATAAAAGATGCTGTGATTTAACTCTGAGGAGGGGTTGTCCTTGTTTTACGCCTCGTTGCTTCCCCTGTCCCCTCACATTTTGGCAGTGGTACAAGGGCTCCAGCTGAAGCAGAATTTCTGATGGACCCCTGCCCCGAGGAGCTTACAGCTTGAAATGTTAGTGGTGTTGGAGATAGTAACACAGGGGCATAAGGGGGTTCTATTGCTGGCTGATTGGCAAGGCTTTCTGGCTTGTCAGGATCTCCCCTTCTCTAAATTATGCTTCTGGAGTTCCTGAATTGTAGGGGCTCCAGTGCCAATTCCCTGGTTTGTAGGGGCTCCCATGTCACTTGTGCCAAGTCATGGAAGGCAGGAGTTAATTGGCTGTGCCCCCAGAGTCTCGTTTGAACCTGACTCAGCATTATTTTCCACCTGAGCCTCACTGATGGAATTCGGGAttgttttggtgggggggggggaataaactaAGTAGACCCCACAAGTCGGAAGTCTGCCCATGCCAGGagtacagaaaaggaaaaaggggataagttcaggggcacaatcctatccagttttccagtgctggttgtgccagtggggcgtacGCTGCGTCCtatggtagaggggcagtcactggggccttctcaaggtatgggaacatgtgttcccttatcatggggtatgcattgtggctacactggggctggaaagttggataggactgggcccacagtcttGTTTGCTGGCAAAGAAAGACCAGTTGGTAACTTCCAGCCTTAACCTGCCTTGAAGAACTACTGGAAGAACACAGAAGAACTTCCTAAGTGCCAGCCCGTAGAAGAGGCTGCCTGTTGCCTCTCTGTGTGAGTCTCAACGGCATTCTTTGCTGGGGACAGGCAGTTCTGTCCCAGGAGTGTCCCTCCCAGGGGACAGGAGTGTTCCAATATAACCAGCACTTAAGGCTGCTGCTTACATTTTTACTTGTCTTtgggcaatggttggcaaccttcattctggaaagactatggtataagcctacagcacccagtattcccaggcaatctcccatccaagtactaaccaggcctgaccctgcttagcttccgagatcagacaagattgggcatgtgcagggtaacagttgctgtctcttTGGGCAAGAGCTGCGCTCAGAGCAGAGTTTTTTGCCCAGAGAAACGGGTAGCGGATTCCTCTGTGGGGCAAGTGCCAATTCCACAAACGGATAGCTTGTGTAAAAACTGGCAGAGCCACAAATCCGAAAATGAATGCCCCTGCCATGTGACTTTTGGCAAGGGACTCTAGGAGCCGCAGGGcccccaatcctacccagtttttcagcactggggcagctgtgGCAACAGGCCATATGCTGCAGTAGGAGGGCAGTCTTGGagacctccaggtaaggggatgtttgttccctttttgggacggcattgtggctgcaccagcattggaaagttacgggttacaagccatgatgtgtacgtgcaacctcctgattttagaaatgggcagtgtcagaatgccagatgcaagggagggcaccaggatgcaggtctcttgttatcaggtgtgctccctggggcatttggtgggctgccatgagatacaggaagctggactaggtgggcctatggcctgatccagtggggctgttcttatgttcttatggttaggattgggccctccactGTCTGTGATATGGGGGTAAAGACAGTTGCAGCGGGGTCTGTTGTAACCTTTGTAGGTGAAGTGTTGGCTGATTGGCCTTTAAAAGAAGACATACCCCTTGGCTGTCTGAAGTTTAAGGAACGGCAGTTGAGGGCAAAGGACTTTGTGGTTTAATCAGAGCTCATTAAAAAACTTGAATCAATTTCAAATGTTTCCAATACCGGTTTGGGGGCTTTCTTGTTTTTTCTTAAatggagatttccccccccccttggagccaCCGTCAAAACAAACATTTACACAGGGAGCAACTCATTGCCACTGGATTTCTCCACTGGTTGGGCAACTGATGTCAACTCAAAAAAGCCCGAAGAAATTGGTGGAGGGGACAGCAAGAAGGCTGTCAGCAAGACAGGGGACAGCAAGAAGCCTGGGCTATGTccgatgcaaaggagggcaccaggatgaggtctcttgttatctggtgtgctccctggggcatttggtgggccgctgtgagatacaggaagctggactagatgggcctatggcctgatccagtgggcctgttcttatgttcttaactacaattcccaggaggccttgcaggtctcttgttatctggtgtgctccctggggcatttggtgggccgctgtgagatacaggaagctggactagctgggcctatggcctgatccagtggggctgttcttatgttcttaactacaattcccaggaggccttgcaggtctcttgttatctggtgtgctccctggggcatttggtgggccgctgtgagatacaggaagctggactagatgggcctgtggcctgatcctacagggctcttatgttttgaTTTTGGAACCACACAGGAAGGGAAAAACCCCAAAGAGGTAGTTTCAGATCCTTAAGAGCTAGACcctattaaaaaaaatgccttaGGAAATGTTGAAATTCCTGATGGTTgtcatgatgtgtgtgtgtgtgtgtgtgtgtgtgtgtgtgtgtgtttttaaggaGCTTGTTTGTCCAACCTTGGAAGTCACAAGGAGATGAGATAATTCCGCACTGGGCCAGCCCAAGAAGCTTACAGGAAAAGGCGCACGGACTGACGTGGTGTTCGTCTGTGTGAGCGAAAGCCCGGCTCGGCCTCCCCAAGCTGATTGGGTTAGCATGTTAATCCGTTAACAGCAGGCCCCAGGAAAAGAAGTTGAGCGTCCTCTTTGCTAACTGGTTTATTGTGGCATCGGGTCTCGTGGATGACGGCCAGCTTTATCAGTGAGCGATATACATTATGTGATTATACAGGGGGCGGGATGTAAACACTGGGCTACGAATCGCAGGGCATTTCTATATGAAGCATAAATAGTATACAATACAACAGGagtccccaaaccctggccctggggccacttgcggctctcgaggcctctcaatgcggccctcaagaagcccccagtctccaatgaggctctggccctccggagatttgttggagcccacactggcccaacgcaactgctctcagcgtgaggacaactgtttgacctcgtgcgtgatctgtgggatgagggctccctccactgcttgctgtttcacgtctgtgatgcagtagcagcagcaaaggaaaggccggccttgctttgtgcaaggccttttataggccttgagctattgcaaatccttgattcattcatataagttcatccttaatatattcatttatgtaaacttaagtaaatttattcaaattttaaatgtaatttaattcttttttccccccggcccccgacacagtttcagagagatgatgtggcccttctgccaaaaactttggacacccctgctatgcAAGATAAATACAACAACCCTTCCTAACAGCAGGAGTCGACAGTCCTATTTGTACAATGTTCAATTAACTCCTGGACATAGAGCCCTGGTCTGGATTGAGCCCGGAGCTAATAGAATCAAACTCGCTGAGCagttttaattcagtggttcgTCGCTGGAGTCTCCCATCTTGGAAAGATGGGCGACTTTCCTGTTGGGAGAAGACCGTCTTTGGAGGTTGAAATGTTTAAATGTTTTCCCCCCTTGCTGCTGaagtttgcatttttttaatgtcAAGTTTTGTGTCtgcttcactttaccagccactcaagtccCTGTttgtatcttttttcttttttttaactataggggggaccaccttctggagcttttgttgagctccaggttcgTAGGATCTGGacctttctggtggccttgcattcccagacacagtggcccagctttgctttccatagaaagcaatacattttccttatcggCTATCAGCTGGTCAGTTTTGCATCCccgccaaaaatcaggttgcgaccctcTGTTTGGGAAACATTGGTCTTGGAGGTGAGGGAAAGGGTAAGTGCCCCAAGGCACTTACAATCCAAAAAACACCATAAGACTGGAGACAGAGATAAAGGAAGCAGGATGTCTTCCATTGAATGTATTTCACACTGAGCTTCTTGCCTATGTGGGGTTTTCCCCTACCCCAtacattcagagcacgataccatagtctttcgagactgaaggttgccaaccccataCAGGTCTACTGTTTTATCCACCACGTCACTTCATAGGAGGGTCATTCCGGCAGCCACCAAAGGGTGGTCAATCGGTCGCAGCAACCCTgaaccttttaaaaaatccactccTTTATATTCCCGCATGAGTTTTCATAGGTTAGAGTTCACTGTGTCAGGTGCAGTTGAAAAGATAGAGCACAAAGGCAAGATGTCAAACTTCCCCCCCCCTGCTGCCATGAGGTCTAGAACcttgactttttaaaacaaaaacacccaaCAGACACTGTGATGCCGGGCTCCAGTTTCTCCAGCAGGTCACCGCTTTGGCCTTTCCACGGGTGGGTGTTCTTAGCCCAGTGGGGTGAGAGTATTGggttgctcccccctccctgctccagaTTAGTCCGAACTTTTGGCCGTAAGAAGCTTAAGCCCGAGGCTGGGTCACCACCGCTGCCGTTTGCCCTTGGCCTGGAGCCTCGTAGCTCACACCACCAATCTGTTTACAGTCCTCTAAGCCGCCGGTGCGTCAATCGGGTCGGAAGCATTGCTGTTGATCTATTGCTTTGGACAGGGAAGCCCACGGCAGAGCCCCCCCCACTTGAGGACGTGCTCAGCCCCAGCAGCGATGAGGAAGAGGGCATTTTCCAGGGCACTACGGAAGGAGCCCACCAttgcctgcccccacctccatCTTTCTGTCTGCCTGGGCACTTGAGGGCTTGAACTGTGCTCAGGTACCctgaatgtatgaagctgcccTGCA
It contains:
- the LOC136635054 gene encoding dual specificity protein kinase CLK2 isoform X3 is translated as MYDWFDYHGHMCISFELLGLSTFDFLKDNNYLPYPIHQIRHMAYQVCQAVKFLHENKLTHTDLKPENILFVNSDYEMTYNLEKKRDERSVKNTAVRVVDFGSATFDHEHHSTIVSTRHYRAPEVILELGWSQPCDVWSIGCIIFEYYMGFTLFQTHDNREHLAMMERILGPVPTRMTRKTRKQKYFYHGRLDWDENTSAGRYVRENCKPLRRYLASEAEEHHHLFDLIEGMLEYEPAKRLTLAETLKHPFFDPLKPPSVPKAWDTSRDISR